In Carassius auratus strain Wakin chromosome 36, ASM336829v1, whole genome shotgun sequence, the following are encoded in one genomic region:
- the LOC113055267 gene encoding nuclear receptor coactivator 3-like, whose protein sequence is MSGVGENSLEPLCSDRKRKLSTCDTPGQGCDKRRREQESKYIEELAELISANLSDIDSFNVKPDKCAILKETVRQIRQIKEQGKSSCGDDDVQKADVSSTGQGVIDKDHLGPLLLQALDGFLFVVSREGSIVFVSDNVTQYLQYKQEELINTSIYNILHEEDREELHKNLPKNNGPNSVSWGGDASRQKSHTFNCRMLVKFGHGGEEGAGGPRYETMQCFALTQPKAMMEEGEDLQLCMICVARRVTAVERTERFSTRHELTGKLIEIEQQSLLHTTMRPGWEDLVRRCMQMFLHRSEGQPWSYKRHFHEAYVHGRAETPPYRFSLSDGTPVTAQTRSELCRNPVTNDPLTFLSTHLLQREQNGYRPNQGGVMRSVMGNANPNAQMGMGNTRGYGVNEQGHMGPRGERAMYGPGNRMNQMNPMHQMNQMNQMNSMNQMNMNQMNCMNQMSTMNQMNPMNQMNSLNQMGHPGMNQHQQGQFHGGGYGMGMTSPSQGSPGVNPVQQNLMGSPRIRGSPKMGASPFSPGGMHSPMGPVGMGVSGGSSAPSVGNTFSSSSLNALQAISEGVGSSLPSALNSPAHKSESSPSINSTQSSQQGQTGNSKPSAGDSKSPSSAHSTGLDQQQASSTETTDKPDSQSSKDGPTGAEVNRRVPDGKGHKKLLQLLTSPTEEIGIGTGGPISGRASTPMGPDSKETGSGMMSPSSTGVSSSSGPSSGNSVNQQGSGGVSSTACPSGHHSLQEKHKILHKLLQNGNTPDEVARITAEATGKSSLGPELPGTEGRNLDLKQEQHSPKEGKKPQALLHYLLNKDDSKEPNATEVKPKLEELEGRGAAGGQGSGVTTSISNKQEGKVKIEPPDELDSLESILGGLRNSGSGMFADSGTGGMEGGNKQGNGPNSTAHDREGVGMGSGPRVPFQRAVSVDGKLLSGPGMTGRRSAPSSLVKQEHIENQIGMGGPNRPMGMLNRPPMAGSGDWRMSSSGSPVGHPGMGRTGMDHNPKSLMGGPMVNRSNSVPATRSMLQQQLMDPIGPYEVGMGLNSFSGQAPPQQSPSWPDSGMGMEGAQNANRLPFNNSLDDLLVPPSTTEGQSDERALLDQLDSLLNNTDVIALEEIDRALGIPDLINQGHSSDQPPPTDPFSGPCPGPDSSMGMDPKGMYGQGYPGPPSMGMQGGYGRGPNPGPGPGPGPMPGQSGPGFNPMMSQMNQHGGFPGMGGMGAMHPRANMTRPRMGNPTRYQLQQRLQGQQFLNQSRQGMGMRPDNNPAGNPGMRPSMQPGMGGQPGFLNAQMMAQRSREMMNLQTEMRRQRVMMMMQQQQQQQVAAGGFSPPPNVTAPTGMDSPMGGPPMTQPGQQPFNYGGNYGMGQQGDPSFVGTGSSPPNNMMSGRMAGPQNPMMQQHPQSNPMYQSAEMKGWGQGPMPINNSYSQQQYPQQGAPGQYGGMMINGSMQGGVNGNGAGQMPPMQGQMGMNAMGMGRMPMGPDQKYC, encoded by the exons ATGAGTGGAGTGGGTGAGAACTCACTTGAGCCACTGTGCTCAGACCGAAAGCGCAAACTCTCCACATGTGACACGCCAGGACAAGG ATGTGACAAGCGCAGGAGGGAACAGGAGAGCAAGTATATCGAGGAGCTGGCTGAACTGATTTCGGCCAACCTTAGTGACATCGACAGCTTCAATGTCAAACCAGACAAATGTGCCATCCTTAAAGAGACCGTGCGCCAGATACGACAGATCAAAGAGCAAG GTAAAAGCTCATGTGGCGATGATGATGTCCAGAAGGCGGATGTGTCCTCTACTGGTCAAGGGGTCATCGACAAGGACCATCTGGGCCCTCTCTTGCTCCAG gCTTTGGATGGGTTTTTGTTTGTGGTGAGTCGTGAAGGCAGCATTGTGTTTGTGTCAGATAATGTGACTCAGTACCTGCAGTATAAACAGGAGGAGCTGATCAACACCAGCATCTATAACATACTGCACGAGGAAGACAGAGAAGAATTGCATAAAAACCTGCCCAAAaacaatg GTCCCAACAGTGTGTCATGGGGCGGTGATGCCTCCCGTCAGAAGAGTCACACATTTAACTGTCGCATGCTGGTGAAGTTTGGCCACGGAGGTGAAGAAGGCGCTGGTGGGCCTCGCTACGAGACCATGCAATGTTTCGCTCTCACGCAGCCTAAAGCAATGATGGAGGAAGGGGAAG ATCTGCAGTTGTGTATGATTTGTGTAGCACGGAGAGTGACTGCAGTGGAGAGGACAGAACGATTCAGTACTAGACATGAACTAACAG GGAAACTGATCGAGATCGAGCAGCAGAGCCTGTTGCACACCACCATGCGTCCTGGCTGGGAGGATTTAGTGCGGCGGTGTATGCAGATGTTCCTGCATCGTAGTGAGGGTCAGCCCTGGTCCTACAAGAGACACTTTCATGAAG cATATGTTCATGGTAGAGCAGAGACTCCACCCTATAGGTTCTCTTTGTCAGATGGCACTCCTGTAACGGCACAAACACGCAGCGAGCTCTGCCGAAACCCTGTCACCAATGACCCGCTCACCTTCCTCTCTACTCATCTTCTGCAGAG GGAGCAAAATGGATACAGGCCCAATCAGGGTGGTGTAATGCGGTCAGTTATGGGCAATGCCAATCCGAATGCCCAGATGGGCATGGGCAATACCAGAGGCTATGGCGTGAACGAGCAAGGTCACATGGGTCCTAGAGGAGAAAGAGCTATGTACGGCCCAGGCAACAGGATGAATCAAATGAACCCGATGCATCAGATGAATCAAATGAACCAGATGAATTCAATGAATCAAATGAATATGAATCAGATGAATTGCATGAATCAAATGAGCACTATGAATCAGATGAATCCAATGAATCAGATGAACTCTTTGAATCAGATGGGCCATCCTGGCATGAATCAGCACCAGCAGGGTCAATTTCACGGTGGTGGCTATGGTATGGGCATGACAAGCCCCTCCCAAGGAAGCCCTGGCGTGAACCCTGTTCAACAGAATCTCATGGGGTCGCCACGGATACGGGGGAGCCCTAAAATGGGTGCAAGTCCCTTTTCTCCTGGAG GTATGCACTCTCCCATGGGTCCTGTGGGTATGGGCGTTAGTGGCGGATCTTCTGCTCCATCAGTTGGGAACACCTTCTCTAGCAGTTCTTTGAATGCCCTCCAGGCCATCAGTGAAGGTGTTGGCTCTTCTCTACCTTCAGCTCTCAACTCTCCTGCACACAAATCCGAGAGCTCTCCCAGCATCAACTCGACCCAGTCAAGTCAGCAAGGCCAGACCGGCAACAGCAAACCCAGCGCTGGTGACTCCAAGAGCCCGTCAAGTGCTCACAGCACAGGGTTAGATCAGCAACAGGCCTCTTCGACGGAGACCACTGATAAACCGGACAGCCAGTCCAGCAAGGATGGTCCCACTGGAGCGGAAGTCAATCGGAGAGTCCCTGACGGAAAGGGCCACAAGAAGTTACTTCAGTTGCTCACATCCCCAACTGAAGAGATTGGTATTGGGACCGGTGGACCTATCTCAGGACGTGCCTCCACTCCAATGGGTCCCGACTCAAAGGAGACGGGAAGTGGCATGATGAGTCCTTCATCGACTGGAGTGTCCTCCTCATCTGGTCCGTCATCAGGAAATAGCGTAAATCAGCAAGGCTCGGGAGGAGTGTCATCCACAGCTTGTCCCAGTGGCCATCACAGCTTACAGGAGAAGCACAAGATACTCCACAAGCTCCTTCAAAATGGAAACACACCCGACGAGGTGGCTCGCATCACGGCCGAGGCCACTGGTAAGTCCTCTCTTGGTCCAGAGCTCCCGGGCACTGAGGGGAGGAATCTAGATCTCAAGCAGGAGCAGCACAGTCCGAAAGAAGGAAAAAAGCCACAAGCCCTCCTTCACTACCTCCTCAATAAGGATGACTCCAAAGAGCCCAATGCAACAGAGGTCAAGCCAAAGCTGGAGGAGCTGGAAGGGAGAGGGGCCGCTGGAGGGCAGGGGTCAGGGGTCACAACCTCTATTTCTAACAAACAGGAGGGCAAAGTCAAGATCGAACCACCTGATGAG CTGGATAGCTTAGAGAGTATTCTTGGAGGACTAAGGAATTCAGGTTCTGGAATGTTTGCTGATTCTGGAACTGGAGGAATGGAGGGGGGCAATAAGCAGGGCAATGGACCTAACAGCACCGCACATG ATCGGGAGGGTGTTGGTATGGGTTCTGGTCCGCGTGTGCCCTTCCAGAGGGCAGTGTCTGTTGATGGTAAACTCCTGAGCGGGCCAGGCATGACTGGTAGGAGGAGCGCCCCTTCCTCTCTTGTCAAACAGGAGCATATTGAAAACCAGATAGGCATGG GAGGTCCAAATAGGCCAATGGGAATGCTCAATCGGCCCCCAATGGCAGGTTCTGGAGATTGGAGAATGTCCAGTTCCGGCAGTCCTGTCGGACACCCTGGCATGGGTCGCACAGGCATGGACCACAATCCTAAGAGCTTAATGGGAGGACCCATGGTTAACCGATCGAACAGCGTTCCTGCAACCAGATCCATGTTGCAGCAGCAGTTGATGGATCCTATAG ggcCTTATGAGGTAGGAATGGGTTTGAATTCATTCAGTGGACAGGCACCTCCACAACAGTCCCCTTCGTGGCCAGACAGTGGGATGGGAATGGAGGGAGCACAGAATGCAAACAG GCTGCCATTTAATAACTCTCTGGATGATCTTCTGGTCCCTCCGTCTACCACTGAGGGTCAGAGTGATGAGCGAGCTCTGCTGGACCAGCTGGACTCTCTACTCAACAACACTGACGTCATCGCTCTGGAGGAGATCGACCGTGCCCTTGGCATACCGGATCTCATCAACCAG GGTCATAGTTCAGACCAGCCCCCTCCAACAGACCCCTTCTCTGGTCCTTGTCCGGGACCTGACTCCTCTATGGGTATGGACCCCAAGGGCATGTATGGGCAGGGCTACCCGGGCCCCCCTTCCATGGGAATGCAGGGTGGATATGGCCGTGgtcccaaccctggtcctggcCCTGGACCTGGTCCCATGCCAGGGCAGTCTGGACCGGGCTTTAACCCCATGATGAGTCAGATGAACCAACATGGTGGCTTCCCCGGAATGGGTGGTATGGGCGCTATGCATCCTCGTGCTAATATGACAAGGCCTCGGATGGGGAATCCCACCAGATACCAGCTCCAGCAGAGACTGCAGGGACAGCAG TTTTTGAACCAGAGCAGGCAGGGCATGGGGATGAGACCAGATAACAACCCTGCAGGAAACCCTGGCATGAGACCCAGCATGCAGCCTGGCATGGGCGGACag CCTGGTTTCCTGAATGCTCAGATGATGGCCCAGCGTAGCAGGGAAATGATGAATCTTCAAACAGAG ATGAGAAGACAaagggtgatgatgatgatgcagcagcaacagcagcagcaggttGCAGCCGGAGGCTTTAGTCCCCCTCCTAATGTCACAGCTCCTACAGGAATGGACAGCCCTATGGGAGGACCACCAATGACCCAGCCCGGCCAGCAGCCCTTTAACTATGGAGGGAACTATG GTATGGGCCAGCAGGGGGACCCTTCATTTGTGGGAACAGGCAGCAGCCCCCCTAACAATATGATGTCTGGTCGTATGGCTGGCCCTCAGAATCCCATGATGCAGCAGCACCCTCAGAGCAATCCCATGTACCAATCTGCAGAGATGAAAGGCTGGGGACAGGGGCCCATGCCCATTAATAA TTCATACTCGCAGCAGCAATATCCCCAGCAGGGGGCGCCGGGACAGTATGGAGGGATGATGATAAACGGTTCTATGCAGGGGGGTGTAAATGGCAACGGGGCAGGGCAGATGCCTCCAATGCAGGGCCAGATGGGCATGAATGCCATGGGCATGGGACGCATGCCAATGGGACCCGATCAG AAGTACTGCTGA